One Streptomyces sp. NBC_00223 genomic window carries:
- the moeZ gene encoding adenylyltransferase/sulfurtransferase MoeZ, giving the protein MSLPPLVEPAAELTVDEVRRYSRHLIIPDVGMDGQKRLKNAKVLCVGAGGLGSPALMYLAAAGVGTLGIVEFDEVDESNLQRQIIHSQADIGRSKAASARDSILGINPLVKVVLHEERLEAENVLDIFAQYDLIVDGTDNFATRYLVNDACVFLNKPYVWGSIYRFDGQASVFWSEHGPCYRCLYPEPPPPGMVPSCAEGGVLGVLCGSIGAIQVNEAIKLLAGIGEPLLGRLMIYDALEMQYRTVKVRKDPDCAVCGEHPTVTELIDYEAFCGVVSEEAQEAAAGSTITPKQLKEWIDDGENIEIIDVREPNEYEIVSIPGAKLIPKNEFIMGNALSSLPQDKRIVLHCKTGVRSAEVLAVLKSAGFADAVHVGGGVIGWVNTIEPDKPIY; this is encoded by the coding sequence GTGTCGCTGCCACCCCTGGTCGAGCCGGCCGCCGAGCTCACCGTTGACGAGGTCCGCAGGTACTCGCGTCACCTGATCATCCCCGATGTGGGCATGGACGGGCAGAAGCGGCTGAAGAACGCCAAGGTGCTGTGTGTCGGCGCCGGCGGCCTCGGCTCGCCGGCCCTGATGTACCTGGCCGCCGCCGGTGTCGGCACGCTCGGCATCGTGGAGTTCGACGAGGTCGACGAGTCGAACCTGCAGCGTCAGATCATCCACAGCCAGGCCGACATCGGCCGCTCGAAGGCCGCGTCCGCGCGGGACTCGATCCTGGGGATCAACCCGCTGGTGAAGGTCGTCCTGCACGAGGAGCGGCTCGAAGCCGAGAACGTGCTGGACATCTTCGCGCAGTACGACCTGATCGTGGACGGCACGGACAACTTCGCCACCCGCTATCTCGTCAACGACGCGTGTGTCTTCCTGAACAAGCCGTACGTCTGGGGCTCCATCTACCGTTTCGACGGCCAGGCGTCGGTCTTCTGGTCCGAGCACGGTCCCTGCTACCGCTGCCTGTACCCGGAGCCCCCGCCGCCGGGCATGGTCCCCTCCTGCGCCGAGGGCGGCGTCCTCGGCGTGCTGTGCGGCTCCATCGGGGCCATCCAGGTCAACGAGGCCATCAAGCTCCTCGCGGGCATCGGCGAGCCGCTGCTCGGCCGGCTGATGATCTACGACGCCCTGGAGATGCAGTACCGCACGGTCAAGGTCCGCAAGGACCCGGACTGCGCGGTCTGCGGTGAGCACCCGACCGTCACCGAGCTGATCGACTACGAGGCCTTCTGCGGCGTCGTGTCCGAGGAGGCCCAGGAGGCGGCGGCCGGCTCCACGATCACTCCCAAGCAGCTCAAGGAGTGGATCGACGACGGCGAGAACATCGAGATCATCGATGTCCGCGAGCCGAACGAGTACGAGATCGTGTCCATCCCGGGCGCGAAGCTCATCCCGAAGAACGAGTTCATCATGGGCAACGCCCTGTCCTCGCTCCCGCAGGACAAGCGGATCGTGCTGCACTGCAAGACCGGCGTCCGCAGCGCCGAGGTGCTGGCCGTGCTGAAGTCGGCGGGCTTCGCCGACGCGGTCCACGTCGGCGGCGGTGTGATCGGGTGGGTCAACACGATCGAGCCCGACAAGCCGATCTACTGA